The following proteins are encoded in a genomic region of Alphaproteobacteria bacterium:
- a CDS encoding type II toxin-antitoxin system prevent-host-death family antitoxin produces MKTVSAREANQSFSRLLAAAADGEEVLITRRGKPVAKLGPVSAVKFDDRRAAAVKSMIELMKRGIPLGGAKVVRDEIYER; encoded by the coding sequence ATGAAAACGGTTTCGGCCCGTGAGGCCAACCAATCCTTCTCCAGATTACTCGCGGCGGCTGCCGATGGCGAGGAGGTGCTGATCACACGACGGGGCAAACCCGTGGCCAAGCTGGGGCCGGTCTCGGCCGTGAAATTCGATGACAGGCGGGCGGCCGCGGTGAAGAGCATGATTGAGCTCATGAAGCGGGGAATACCGCTGGGTGGCGCAAAGGTGGTCCGGGACGAGATCTACGAGCGGTGA